One window of Cohnella hashimotonis genomic DNA carries:
- a CDS encoding carbohydrate binding domain-containing protein, with translation MRKKSIGLAVSLSLMAGLWQTGGEAAATAPSPYAFDGKMSQDTLNRYLSRSAQIMDMFWFDTDAGKKQEWLRFVENTGTKLIGRAAMIWTNFQDDETMFYHSGRMADAVHAQDPEVILQAAIFETTAQSVNQIPVPAWVFEEFGLQPETRNFSYEGMLYKDGRYSNYWGAGQSVPDITSLETQMFFFYRAKRFIDLGYEAIHLGQVRLVGEADPFYLNWNRLLNRIRAYGEVHARRHNVLLDAHVNEVYDNANPLWYTAKGQFRYEAPGNTGNYYNGDASRLNRADGAQSADGHYIVYKLANATGFEVISANWAGAGDQPDGFDLYTSPDGRSWTPVGKTIQEIQRTEYTWPNYKTTNASPLPAGTNYVKVSWKTMPNIWTVQLLDVKINATGAALHDTLEQPNPAVKKLAFDFVGYPARMKGVPNFPQETKLEVNYMDSLYQKTIGGLNPQGWVTPHSPYLIELDNYGGSNGSPGIDSPYWPWGYDEIAWFAHQNDDYRRSWLKYAYDWFRTNDSYGHLQMPAYRTLGNAPVNGSNVYNAITASPIYPNTLGDEEAIKVIWSSAAQSGAVEDDLRDLTKIYRLSTNLAKDGSNPGSYGGDGARLTRMSNTSEYVVYKAPNVTDRTRLTGFAVDTWFSSATSVADFKFYVSSDDVNYTLYTPKKITVNGGMTKITYIGSRLPVGTRYVKVEFNSASSSAANPQIGKVTTFYADSGSYSDGKIDDFEGYGGSDPALNAAYEVNPNADPVTVSLDPANKNDGDYGMKYEYNVGVLTYGGVALNLGGADWSGYDALRFWLKPDGSNRNLTIQMITDDGDYWDKVLDLSDPMARMIEIPFSAFARPSWHNGTGPMNLSAVANLTLYAGVGAGSPGAGTLYFDSIEAISY, from the coding sequence ATGCGCAAAAAATCGATTGGCTTAGCCGTCAGCTTGAGCCTTATGGCGGGGTTATGGCAGACCGGAGGCGAAGCGGCGGCAACCGCCCCGTCGCCTTACGCTTTCGACGGGAAAATGTCGCAGGACACGCTGAATCGTTATTTGTCCCGATCCGCGCAGATCATGGATATGTTCTGGTTCGATACGGACGCGGGCAAGAAGCAGGAATGGCTGCGGTTCGTTGAGAATACCGGCACCAAGCTGATCGGGCGGGCGGCGATGATCTGGACGAATTTCCAAGACGACGAGACGATGTTCTATCACTCGGGCCGGATGGCTGATGCCGTTCATGCTCAGGATCCGGAAGTCATCCTGCAGGCGGCCATCTTTGAGACGACGGCGCAATCAGTGAATCAAATCCCGGTACCGGCTTGGGTGTTCGAAGAGTTCGGGCTGCAGCCGGAAACCCGCAATTTCAGTTACGAGGGGATGCTCTACAAAGACGGGAGGTATTCGAATTACTGGGGAGCGGGACAGTCCGTTCCGGATATTACGAGCCTCGAAACGCAGATGTTCTTCTTCTACCGGGCGAAAAGATTCATCGATCTCGGTTACGAGGCCATCCATCTCGGGCAAGTAAGGTTGGTGGGCGAAGCGGATCCGTTTTATTTGAACTGGAACCGCCTGTTGAATCGTATTCGCGCGTACGGGGAGGTGCATGCCAGAAGGCATAACGTTTTATTGGACGCTCACGTGAACGAAGTGTACGACAACGCCAATCCGTTATGGTATACGGCCAAGGGTCAGTTCAGATATGAAGCGCCGGGCAATACGGGCAACTATTATAATGGCGACGCATCGAGATTGAACCGCGCCGACGGCGCCCAATCGGCCGACGGGCACTATATCGTGTACAAGCTGGCAAACGCGACCGGCTTCGAGGTCATCTCCGCGAATTGGGCGGGAGCCGGCGATCAGCCTGACGGTTTCGATCTGTACACGTCCCCGGACGGCCGGAGCTGGACGCCGGTCGGCAAGACGATTCAAGAAATCCAGCGTACGGAATATACGTGGCCGAATTACAAAACGACAAACGCGAGTCCACTCCCGGCCGGCACGAACTATGTGAAAGTTAGTTGGAAGACGATGCCGAATATCTGGACGGTGCAATTGTTGGACGTTAAGATCAATGCCACCGGGGCAGCTCTTCACGATACTTTGGAGCAGCCCAATCCCGCCGTGAAAAAACTCGCCTTCGACTTCGTGGGTTATCCCGCCAGGATGAAAGGAGTCCCGAATTTCCCTCAGGAAACGAAGCTCGAAGTGAATTACATGGACAGCCTTTACCAAAAAACGATCGGAGGATTAAATCCGCAAGGTTGGGTTACTCCTCATTCTCCCTACTTAATCGAACTGGACAATTACGGAGGAAGTAACGGTTCCCCGGGAATCGATTCGCCGTATTGGCCTTGGGGATACGACGAAATCGCCTGGTTCGCGCATCAGAACGACGACTATCGTCGCTCTTGGTTGAAATATGCCTACGATTGGTTTAGAACGAACGATTCATACGGTCACTTGCAAATGCCCGCCTATCGAACGTTGGGCAATGCGCCGGTCAACGGAAGCAATGTTTATAACGCGATAACGGCGAGTCCTATTTATCCGAATACGCTCGGAGACGAAGAAGCGATTAAAGTGATATGGAGCTCCGCGGCTCAGAGCGGAGCGGTCGAAGACGATTTGCGCGACTTGACGAAAATCTATAGGCTCAGCACGAATTTGGCCAAGGACGGCAGCAATCCCGGTTCCTACGGAGGAGACGGCGCGCGGCTGACGAGAATGTCGAATACGAGCGAATATGTCGTTTACAAAGCTCCAAACGTAACCGATCGTACGAGACTGACCGGATTCGCGGTCGATACTTGGTTTTCGTCCGCTACGTCTGTCGCCGACTTTAAGTTTTACGTCTCTTCGGACGACGTCAACTATACGCTCTATACGCCTAAAAAGATTACGGTCAACGGGGGCATGACAAAGATCACCTACATCGGCAGCAGGCTGCCGGTCGGAACCCGATACGTGAAAGTCGAGTTCAACAGCGCCTCATCTTCCGCGGCGAATCCGCAGATCGGGAAGGTAACGACGTTTTATGCGGACTCCGGTTCCTATAGCGATGGCAAAATCGACGATTTCGAAGGCTACGGGGGATCGGACCCGGCTCTTAACGCGGCTTACGAGGTCAATCCCAATGCGGATCCGGTAACGGTTTCGTTGGATCCGGCCAACAAAAATGACGGCGATTACGGAATGAAATACGAGTATAACGTCGGGGTCTTAACCTATGGCGGGGTGGCGTTGAATCTCGGCGGCGCCGATTGGTCCGGGTACGACGCGCTTCGTTTCTGGCTCAAGCCGGACGGCTCCAATCGCAATTTAACGATTCAAATGATAACGGACGATGGAGATTATTGGGATAAAGTTCTGGATTTATCGGATCCGATGGCCAGGATGATCGAGATTCCTTTCAGCGCATTCGCGAGGCCGTCCTGGCATAACGGTACCGGGCCGATGAACTTGTCGGCGGTCGCGAATCTCACGCTCTACGCGGGCGTCGGCGCCGGAAGCCCGGGAGCGGGCACGTTGTATTTCGATTCTATCGAAGCGATCAGCTATTAA
- a CDS encoding carbohydrate ABC transporter permease, which yields MRYKSGLLASKIFIFSFLALLSFIILVPFVYLFTSSLKTSAQYFKIPIEWIPSPALWSNYSYVFVKLKFYIYMWNSTFLAVSSVVLSVLSSSLIAYGFARFKFPLRNGMFILVIATMMLPGQVTMLPLFIYFKSIGWLGSYKPLLVPQLFGSAYLIFLIRQFYITLPREIDEAAKIDGCGYLRIWWNVIMPQAKPVLIVSALFVFLGSWKDVFGPLIYLSDRSSYPLAVGLLYFTSPTSNAYTLILVAIVIALVPTLLFFVLSQKYLNKGVNIANLK from the coding sequence ATGAGATATAAATCGGGTCTTCTCGCGAGCAAAATATTCATTTTTTCATTCCTGGCTTTATTGTCGTTCATTATTCTCGTCCCGTTCGTTTACCTGTTTACTTCGTCTTTGAAGACCAGCGCGCAATACTTCAAGATCCCAATTGAGTGGATACCGTCTCCCGCCTTGTGGAGCAACTATTCCTATGTGTTCGTAAAATTGAAATTCTACATCTACATGTGGAACAGCACGTTCCTTGCAGTTAGCTCGGTCGTGTTATCCGTGCTCAGCTCGTCGTTGATCGCATACGGTTTCGCGAGATTCAAGTTTCCTCTCCGCAACGGTATGTTCATTCTCGTCATCGCGACGATGATGCTCCCAGGTCAAGTTACCATGCTTCCGTTGTTCATTTACTTCAAGTCGATCGGCTGGCTCGGCAGCTACAAACCGCTACTCGTGCCGCAACTGTTCGGCTCCGCGTATTTAATCTTCCTGATCCGGCAGTTCTATATCACGCTGCCGCGGGAGATCGACGAGGCGGCCAAGATCGACGGATGCGGCTATTTGCGGATATGGTGGAACGTGATCATGCCGCAGGCGAAACCCGTTCTCATCGTCTCTGCGCTGTTCGTCTTTCTCGGTTCCTGGAAGGACGTCTTCGGGCCGCTTATTTACTTGAGCGATAGAAGCTCTTATCCGCTTGCGGTAGGGTTGCTCTACTTTACTTCGCCGACCAGCAATGCTTACACATTGATTCTGGTCGCGATCGTCATCGCCTTGGTCCCGACGTTATTGTTCTTCGTTTTATCTCAGAAGTATCTGAATAAGGGAGTCAATATCGCCAACTTAAAATAA
- a CDS encoding carbohydrate ABC transporter permease, translating to MLLVSPWIVGFLLFGLFPMGVSGYLTFVKWDFLRDPRWVGLSNFEEVFRNPIFYTALKNTLIITFGSSLIYLVFGVVIAAMLAKDYLGANVFRAIIFLPSLVIGTALAMMMGPVFGNGKYGLLNQVLNLIGMPYQSWLTEPGQAVWVIVAMSFWFLGSSVIIYLAGIKGIDPSYFEAAMIDGANGLQQFYKVTIPLLTPVLLFQSIMGIIGGLQVFDLALTLASEFKTGGMGNENSLATLVFYLYTLAFRDYNMGSAAVVGWVIFIVSLLLSLVIFRLSKKFQLFGEEESK from the coding sequence TTGCTTCTGGTTTCCCCATGGATCGTGGGGTTCCTGTTGTTCGGGCTTTTTCCAATGGGAGTCTCTGGCTATCTGACGTTCGTCAAATGGGATTTTCTGAGGGACCCGCGATGGGTAGGACTGTCCAACTTCGAAGAAGTTTTTCGGAATCCGATTTTCTATACGGCATTAAAGAATACGTTGATTATTACGTTCGGAAGCAGCTTGATCTACCTCGTGTTCGGCGTTGTGATCGCCGCGATGTTGGCCAAAGACTATCTCGGCGCCAATGTGTTCCGCGCGATCATCTTTCTTCCGTCCCTCGTGATCGGGACGGCGCTCGCCATGATGATGGGACCTGTATTCGGCAACGGGAAATACGGGCTCTTGAATCAAGTGCTGAATTTAATAGGCATGCCTTACCAATCCTGGTTGACCGAGCCGGGCCAAGCCGTATGGGTCATCGTCGCCATGAGCTTCTGGTTTTTGGGCAGCAGCGTCATTATTTATTTGGCGGGGATTAAAGGGATCGATCCATCGTACTTCGAAGCGGCCATGATCGACGGAGCGAACGGCTTGCAACAGTTCTACAAGGTCACGATACCGCTCCTTACTCCGGTTTTGCTGTTCCAATCGATCATGGGGATTATCGGCGGCTTGCAAGTGTTTGATTTGGCGCTAACGCTGGCTTCCGAATTCAAGACGGGCGGAATGGGCAATGAAAACTCGTTAGCCACGCTTGTTTTCTATTTATACACTCTTGCTTTCCGCGACTATAACATGGGGTCGGCGGCCGTTGTCGGGTGGGTCATCTTTATCGTCAGCCTTCTGCTCAGTTTGGTCATCTTCAGACTATCCAAAAAGTTTCAGCTGTTCGGCGAGGAGGAGAGCAAATGA
- a CDS encoding ABC transporter substrate-binding protein: MGVKKMKTLKAFLSVYLVIAILLVTAACSSGNSSSESSAGSGVESGAQQSKGNGEEKEVTLRYLRWASGEEEVNFRNWLDEFENAHPTIKVESEFLPYDTYSSKVKTDLISGNAPDVIAFTSSEWVAYIYSNVFLDLNTLPGAKEAFGQLTEDSVLAFNVDGAQLGAPIGVGRRVPFINKDLFAKANVPLPSQTEPMTAAQWVEMMKKVQAGLEGDMMAANLFPEELLYSLALSAGSPILSQDGKKVTANTPEGVKAIQAFKDIMASGAQVPILDVWKGAYGNPDSALTTGKVAIGWTGPWTVKSMKEANIDYMSIPAPIVEGGKTTQVGYLNSHAIPISSPNREAAWELVKWMISKEGQLSFGKISDLPVHKEALDETLKALEAEDPNAYTGFSAAKASVVPTPPFPSDFDTLRAGLQSKLVSDKVTAQQFADQLEKEGQPMLDKYQANIGK; this comes from the coding sequence ATGGGGGTAAAGAAAATGAAAACTTTGAAAGCGTTTTTATCGGTTTATTTGGTTATCGCGATTCTTCTGGTTACTGCGGCCTGTTCTTCCGGAAATTCATCTTCGGAATCTAGCGCTGGCAGCGGAGTCGAAAGCGGGGCGCAGCAAAGCAAAGGGAATGGCGAGGAGAAGGAAGTTACGCTTAGGTATTTGCGGTGGGCTTCCGGGGAAGAAGAAGTCAACTTCCGGAACTGGTTGGACGAGTTCGAGAACGCCCATCCGACTATTAAAGTAGAGTCTGAATTTTTGCCTTACGATACCTACAGCTCGAAAGTGAAAACGGACTTGATTTCGGGCAACGCACCGGACGTTATCGCCTTCACTTCAAGCGAATGGGTTGCCTACATCTACTCAAACGTTTTCCTGGATTTGAATACGCTGCCAGGAGCAAAGGAAGCTTTTGGACAATTGACCGAGGATTCGGTGTTGGCGTTTAACGTGGATGGGGCGCAATTGGGAGCCCCGATCGGGGTGGGCCGAAGAGTTCCGTTCATTAATAAGGATCTGTTCGCTAAGGCAAACGTACCGCTTCCTTCCCAGACCGAACCGATGACCGCAGCCCAATGGGTAGAGATGATGAAAAAGGTTCAAGCGGGCCTTGAAGGGGATATGATGGCCGCTAATCTGTTCCCTGAAGAACTGCTATACTCCCTGGCGTTAAGTGCCGGATCGCCGATTCTGTCGCAAGACGGCAAGAAGGTGACAGCGAATACGCCGGAAGGAGTAAAAGCTATTCAGGCGTTCAAAGACATCATGGCAAGCGGGGCACAAGTGCCGATTCTCGACGTATGGAAAGGTGCTTACGGCAATCCGGATAGCGCGCTGACGACCGGGAAAGTGGCGATTGGCTGGACGGGACCTTGGACAGTGAAGTCGATGAAAGAAGCCAACATCGACTATATGTCCATCCCGGCGCCGATCGTGGAAGGCGGAAAAACGACGCAGGTTGGTTATCTGAACTCGCACGCCATTCCTATTTCCTCCCCGAATCGGGAAGCCGCTTGGGAGCTGGTCAAGTGGATGATCTCCAAGGAAGGGCAACTTTCGTTCGGCAAGATCTCCGATCTTCCCGTTCACAAAGAAGCGCTGGACGAAACGCTGAAAGCGCTCGAAGCGGAAGATCCCAATGCCTATACCGGGTTCTCCGCAGCCAAGGCGAGCGTCGTTCCGACTCCTCCGTTCCCTTCGGACTTCGATACGTTGCGGGCGGGGTTGCAAAGCAAGCTCGTATCGGACAAAGTGACGGCGCAGCAATTCGCCGATCAATTGGAGAAAGAGGGCCAGCCTATGCTGGACAAGTATCAAGCAAATATCGGCAAATAA
- a CDS encoding LacI family DNA-binding transcriptional regulator produces MSRKVTLQQIADTVGFSKFAVSRALAGKSGVTSETRDKIIEAATKLGYFSQRSKDQKTKPYDRSNSNISPSKKVIAVVIPNLRDQTKDNPYWGKILHGITESVEKAGLNMIIMTEQLSDHLFSAINQQGLLGYICVGFIPTQIVLEISNFGLPIVLVDHEDPLIPSDSIFMNNFDCSRQLTSHLIGLGHRSLQFVGETSMMRSYYDRWKGYSAALEDHGIPSRQHPQLLNLFVLRPEEIHEETLNQLKELQSNNELPTAFVCINDYMADIVIQSLQRLGVQVPRDCSVTGFDDLDVNALGITTVHSAKNALGRRAVEMLQRRVAHPHEDYEKILFAGRMLIKKTTSVPPT; encoded by the coding sequence ATGTCTCGCAAAGTTACGCTGCAACAAATCGCCGATACCGTCGGCTTCTCGAAATTCGCCGTTTCGAGGGCGCTTGCCGGCAAATCCGGAGTAACCTCCGAAACCCGGGATAAAATAATCGAGGCTGCCACGAAGCTTGGGTATTTTTCACAGCGCTCCAAAGATCAAAAAACGAAGCCTTACGATCGATCGAACAGTAACATTTCTCCTTCTAAAAAAGTGATTGCCGTAGTCATCCCGAATTTAAGGGATCAGACCAAGGACAATCCATATTGGGGAAAGATTCTCCACGGCATAACCGAGAGCGTCGAAAAAGCAGGATTAAACATGATTATTATGACGGAGCAGCTTTCCGATCATTTATTTTCCGCGATTAACCAGCAAGGGCTGTTAGGCTATATTTGCGTCGGGTTCATTCCCACGCAGATCGTGCTGGAAATTAGCAATTTCGGCCTCCCTATCGTGTTAGTCGACCATGAAGATCCGTTAATTCCATCGGATTCGATCTTCATGAACAACTTCGATTGCTCAAGACAGCTGACTTCGCATCTGATCGGACTCGGTCATCGTTCTTTGCAATTCGTGGGGGAAACTTCGATGATGCGAAGCTATTACGACAGATGGAAGGGCTATTCCGCCGCTTTGGAGGATCACGGCATACCTTCGCGCCAGCATCCTCAATTGTTGAATCTTTTCGTGCTGCGTCCGGAAGAAATCCATGAAGAGACTTTGAATCAATTAAAAGAGCTTCAATCCAACAATGAGCTCCCGACGGCTTTCGTATGCATTAACGATTACATGGCCGACATCGTTATTCAATCTCTACAGAGATTGGGAGTTCAAGTCCCTCGGGACTGTTCCGTGACCGGGTTCGATGACTTGGATGTCAACGCTCTCGGGATTACGACGGTTCATAGCGCCAAGAACGCGCTGGGCAGAAGAGCCGTAGAAATGCTGCAGAGACGCGTTGCGCACCCCCATGAGGACTACGAAAAAATTCTGTTCGCTGGAAGGATGCTCATTAAGAAGACGACAAGCGTCCCTCCAACCTGA
- a CDS encoding restriction endonuclease: MLETPSSITLNKAVKIFEATEANLSKLERVWGQIYGIVPEGIVFGSNLQYEDLCRTYTNLLRHLPLIDGWKPSMEPIDLDSIAQSRLDAKEVWDIGATVSVEKWIEEPGLELRDYRFRFNLKRRQLIRDAVTKLFNEVTLVLKSLQASPESNDDFVKQLSDDEWEMLNEKVKEVDTLLGSSVPRPRRWNELKKHLSSGQFGDLKQIVNYDWPVVKDAIINSLYGEYDPIPTGIDDLGNVIDQKPSGTVVTKLNWSALTPDNFERLIYSLISSEEGYENAEWLMHTNAPDRGRDLSVTRVFKDGLSGVLRRRVVIQCKHYQSKSITPTDVAVLKEQIKLWEPPRIDIVIVATSGRFTADAVAAIERHNQMDSALSIEMWAESHLESLLVRRPALIAEFNLR, encoded by the coding sequence GTGTTGGAGACCCCTAGTAGCATCACCCTCAACAAAGCAGTTAAAATCTTTGAGGCAACTGAAGCCAATTTAAGTAAACTTGAGCGGGTTTGGGGTCAAATTTATGGAATTGTTCCTGAAGGAATTGTATTCGGATCTAACTTACAATATGAAGATTTGTGCAGAACATACACAAATCTATTACGTCATTTGCCGTTGATTGATGGTTGGAAGCCATCTATGGAGCCAATCGATCTTGATAGTATAGCCCAATCTCGTTTAGATGCTAAAGAGGTTTGGGATATCGGTGCTACAGTTTCTGTCGAGAAGTGGATTGAGGAACCAGGTTTAGAGCTCAGAGATTACAGATTCAGATTTAATCTTAAGCGGCGTCAGCTTATTAGAGATGCAGTTACAAAATTGTTTAATGAAGTTACGCTTGTCTTAAAGAGTTTACAAGCCTCGCCTGAAAGTAATGATGACTTCGTAAAACAATTAAGTGATGATGAGTGGGAAATGCTGAATGAGAAGGTTAAGGAAGTGGATACTCTTTTGGGGAGTAGCGTTCCTCGACCCAGACGGTGGAATGAACTAAAAAAACATCTCTCATCAGGACAGTTCGGAGATTTAAAACAAATCGTTAATTATGATTGGCCAGTTGTCAAGGATGCAATCATAAACAGTCTTTACGGTGAATATGACCCAATTCCCACGGGTATTGATGACTTAGGGAATGTCATAGATCAGAAACCGAGCGGAACAGTTGTTACAAAATTAAATTGGAGCGCTCTTACACCAGATAATTTTGAAAGGTTAATTTATTCCTTAATTAGCTCTGAAGAGGGCTATGAAAATGCCGAATGGTTGATGCATACAAATGCACCTGATCGGGGACGTGATTTATCTGTAACGAGAGTTTTTAAAGATGGTTTAAGTGGCGTTTTGCGGCGAAGAGTTGTTATTCAATGCAAACATTATCAATCAAAAAGTATCACTCCAACTGATGTTGCAGTTCTCAAGGAGCAAATTAAGCTATGGGAACCTCCAAGAATAGATATTGTTATTGTTGCAACATCTGGAAGATTCACGGCGGATGCCGTTGCGGCAATAGAGCGGCATAATCAAATGGATTCTGCTTTATCTATAGAGATGTGGGCTGAAAGCCATTTGGAAAGCTTGTTAGTTAGGAGGCCCGCACTTATTGCAGAATTCAATTTAAGATGA